A stretch of DNA from Syntrophorhabdales bacterium:
TGCTTCCACGAGCGAGGCGTTGAAGTCGCCTGCACCGAACATAACGTGGCCTCCGAGGAGGGCTGTCTGTACTTCAGGTGTACCCTTGAAAGGGATGTGCGTGATCTGGACTTTCTCTTTTTTTGCGACTTCCTCCATCATGAGGTTGCCCATGCTGTTAACCCCGACTGTGCCATAGGTGGCCTTCTTCGGGTTCTGGCGCGCGTACGAGACAAGGTCTTTGAAAGACTTGAAGGGGGAATCGGCCTTGACATAGACGCCGAAATTGAGTCCCCCGTATTGAATGACCGACCGTATATCCTTTATCGGATCGTAGGGTACTTTTTCCAGGAGTGGCGTCAGGAAGAGGGGAGGTCCTCCGCTATACCCTATGGTATAACCGTCAGGTTTTGCCGTTGCAATGGCAGCGGTCCCGACTGTGAGCGCGCCTCCTGGTCTGTTCACTATAACGATGGGCTGCTTCAGATATTTTTCCGCTTCCTTGCAAATGAGTCGCACTGCGAGATCTGTCGGGCCACCCGGAGGAACGGGTACGATGTGTGTAATCGGCTTGCTGGGGAATTTTGCGACGTCCTCCTGGCCGAAACCGGGTCCGCAAAGAAGAAAGGAAAGAAAGAAGACGCTCACAAAAACTGCTGCTGATAGTTTCATAGAAGTCCTCCCTGTATATACTCTGGTGTTGTGCAACCAAACCCCGATTTCAACCATTTCCTTCACTCACTAGTGCTCCGTCTCTCACCCGTACTAAGGTCTCCTTCCGCTTGCCTGCGGAACTCGCGCACGCCTGCTCACCGACGAGCAGACTTAGCGCTCAAACAGTCCTCGGCATGCGCCCTCGGTCGCGCACCACTCCCTCCGAACATAAGACGGGTCCCGAGAGACTCCCGCAATGCTTCGCTCAGGAAAGGTTAAGCCGCGCTCCGCAGTTTTCATAGACCCAGGTAATGCCATTCTGTGATCAATCCAGATAGGCGCCTTTGTCCGCGCTCACCGCGTGCTTCGCAAAATGGGCAAGATAGCCCTTGGTTACTTTCGGCTCGGGCGCTTTCCATGATACCAGCCTCTGTCTGATCTCGTCCTCGGTCAATTCCACGTTGAGGGTGCGCGAGGGGATGTCTATCGCGACCACATCTCCATCGCGCAGTGCCGCAATCGGCCCGCCTGTCGCTGCTTCGGGCACCAGGTGTCCCACGCAGGGCCCGCCCGACGTCCCGGAAAATCTTCCATCCGTCACAATTGCAACCGACTTGTCCAGACCCAATTCCACGAGCATCCAGGTTGCCATCACCATTTCCCTCATACCCGGCCCGCCCTTCGGCCCTTCATATCGTATGATGAGCACCTCTCCCTGTTTTACTTTGCCCGCAAGCAGAGCATCGACGCAGTCCTCTTCCTGCGTGAAAACCCTTACGGGCCCTCTGTGGCGCTGCATCTCTGGCCGTACCGCCGTCTGTTTTACGACGGCCACTCCCATATTGCCCTTCAGGATAGCAATGCCTCCGTTCTTGCCCTTTGGATTGGTGAGGGATCTGATAATCTCATGATCTTTGATTGTCGCGTCTTTCAAATTCTCAGCCAGGGTCTTGCCGCTCGCAGTCATTACGCTTGTGTCCAGAAGGCCTTCCATTGATTTCATGACCGCCTGCAATCCTCCCGCACGCTCGAAATCCTCCATGAGATACCTGGTGTCCGAAGGCTTGATTTCCATGATGGAAGGGGTTTGCCGGCTGATTTCCTCGAAGTCATCAAGCGTAAAGGGATAATCCAGCTCATGCGCGATAGCTGGGAAATGGAGGGTCAGATTCGTCGAGCCGCTCGTTGCGCAGCAGACTTTCACCGCGTTCCGGAAGACAGCCGGCGACATGATATCCCGTGCTTTGACATCCTTCCAGAGAAGCTCCATCACTTTGCGGCCGGCTTCCTCGGCCAGTTTTTCAAGCGCCGGATCAGTAGCACAGAGCGCGGAGTTCCCGGGCAGAGAAAGAC
This window harbors:
- a CDS encoding tripartite tricarboxylate transporter substrate binding protein gives rise to the protein MKLSAAVFVSVFFLSFLLCGPGFGQEDVAKFPSKPITHIVPVPPGGPTDLAVRLICKEAEKYLKQPIVIVNRPGGALTVGTAAIATAKPDGYTIGYSGGPPLFLTPLLEKVPYDPIKDIRSVIQYGGLNFGVYVKADSPFKSFKDLVSYARQNPKKATYGTVGVNSMGNLMMEEVAKKEKVQITHIPFKGTPEVQTALLGGHVMFGAGDFNASLVEAKEIRLVMMLKDEPSAEYPGVPTIKELYGLPYPMYFTVITQKAVPDAIVNKLEEGFRQAMKEPAFIKGMKELSLPVAYRTGKELDVVVAQNYNYFSKLLKDLGVVK
- the ilvD gene encoding dihydroxy-acid dehydratase gives rise to the protein NLPTILFTGGYMPAGHYKEDRLDCSSMGKYFVMYRQGKITKEELREVEGLCCPGPGACCLMGTANSMCIAAEAFGLSLPGNSALCATDPALEKLAEEAGRKVMELLWKDVKARDIMSPAVFRNAVKVCCATSGSTNLTLHFPAIAHELDYPFTLDDFEEISRQTPSIMEIKPSDTRYLMEDFERAGGLQAVMKSMEGLLDTSVMTASGKTLAENLKDATIKDHEIIRSLTNPKGKNGGIAILKGNMGVAVVKQTAVRPEMQRHRGPVRVFTQEEDCVDALLAGKVKQGEVLIIRYEGPKGGPGMREMVMATWMLVELGLDKSVAIVTDGRFSGTSGGPCVGHLVPEAATGGPIAALRDGDVVAIDIPSRTLNVELTEDEIRQRLVSWKAPEPKVTKGYLAHFAKHAVSADKGAYLD